One window of Etheostoma spectabile isolate EspeVRDwgs_2016 chromosome 6, UIUC_Espe_1.0, whole genome shotgun sequence genomic DNA carries:
- the id4 gene encoding DNA-binding protein inhibitor ID-4 isoform X1 — MKAVTPVHPQDSSSTSSQLSVHYLSKQSLNIARCRMEEEDMFCLQYDMNDCYSRLKRLVPTIPQDKKVSKVEILQHVIDYILDLQLALETHPSLHKQQPQRTGTCPPPASNPSRTPLTVLNIDHHQRTSIVKKPEDSILCR; from the exons ATGAAGGCTGTTACTCCGGTCCACCCCCAGGACTCCTCCTCCACCAGTAGCCAGCTCTCCGTGCACTATCTGTCGAAGCAGAGCCTCAACATCGCCCGGTGCAGGATGGAAGAGGAGGACATGTTCTGCCTGCAATACGACATGAACGACTGCTACAGCCGACTGAAGCGCCTGGTGCCCACCATTCCACAGGATAAGAAAGTAAGCAAAGTGGAGATCCTCCAGCATGTCATAGACTACATCCTGGACCTGCAGCTGGCCCTGGAGACGCACCCTTCTCTCCATAAACAACAGCCACAGCGGACCGGGACCTGCCCTCCCCCAGCCTCCAATCCCAGCCGGACACCGCTGACGGTGCTCAACATTGACCACCACCAG aGGACGTCAATAGTCAAAAAGCCGGAGGACTCTATTTTATGCCGCTGA
- the id4 gene encoding DNA-binding protein inhibitor ID-4 isoform X2: MKAVTPVHPQDSSSTSSQLSVHYLSKQSLNIARCRMEEEDMFCLQYDMNDCYSRLKRLVPTIPQDKKVSKVEILQHVIDYILDLQLALETHPSLHKQQPQRTGTCPPPASNPSRTPLTVLNIDHHQDW, from the exons ATGAAGGCTGTTACTCCGGTCCACCCCCAGGACTCCTCCTCCACCAGTAGCCAGCTCTCCGTGCACTATCTGTCGAAGCAGAGCCTCAACATCGCCCGGTGCAGGATGGAAGAGGAGGACATGTTCTGCCTGCAATACGACATGAACGACTGCTACAGCCGACTGAAGCGCCTGGTGCCCACCATTCCACAGGATAAGAAAGTAAGCAAAGTGGAGATCCTCCAGCATGTCATAGACTACATCCTGGACCTGCAGCTGGCCCTGGAGACGCACCCTTCTCTCCATAAACAACAGCCACAGCGGACCGGGACCTGCCCTCCCCCAGCCTCCAATCCCAGCCGGACACCGCTGACGGTGCTCAACATTGACCACCACCAG GATTGGTGA